The nucleotide sequence CTACTGGAGTTTGACCGGAGGCCGGGGCTGGCCCACAAACTgcctgggacccctccccctggtcagtcTCTCTTCCTGGGCAGCCCAACCTCAATTGGCCACCCACACCCTGATCGTggtgggccggccggaccccaccaaggcacaaattcatgcaccaggcctctagtcatgtaTAAAAGGTCAGAACCTGGGTGCCTGGCTCAGGCTCTGGGGGGAACTCCACTGAGCCAGCAGCAGTGCCCATAAAAGAGTCTTTTTCTGAACCATTGCTGTGTTTGGATTGTcgcctcccaccagcctgatttcTGTCATAACAAGAAGAGCCTGCTTATGtgagcctctcctccccactgtgCACTGCAGAGAGCAGCTGTGAGTGAGAGCTGAGTCCTGGGGAGTCACCAGGACTTTGCTAaaaacccaggcctgtggggCTGGAAACCCTCCTCCTCTGTGTCTTCATAGTTTTCCCCTAAACGCCATTGTACAATGTCATGTAAACCTGATGAAAGTAAACCTTTAGGTGAGCATTCAAAATTAGGTATTTCCTTGGTGCAACACAGGTTCATCACGTGGAATTTAAAAGCCCAAATCCCCACAAATTCAAGGGCCTGGGTGTCTGTGATGGACAGACATGTCAGGTGGATGTTAGAAGCTGAGGTTGGAACCTCTTTCTCCTGTGACGGGTAATGTGGGGGAgcagggaagaaggagaagggctCTGGGCTCAAGGAGCTCAGAGTCTAGATCTGAGTCAGTGAGAACTAGACAGCGGGTCCTGCTGGGGTGGTTTCCACATGCACTTGAGTCACTGAGCAGCCAGAAGGTCGCTTGTGTTTGGATGGACACACACCCGAGGGTACAGGTCCCAGGGGATGATCCTAAACCCTGTGGAGCAGGTGGGCCtgacaggaggcaggagagaagtgGGCACAGGTGGGCATGAGGGGGACAAGTCCGGAGCTCAGCACAGAGCTGCCTGGGCTGTGCTGGGGTCCCTGTTGGTGGGAAATTCACCAAACACAGGAAGATGAGAGCACTGTGGATGGTCTTTGACAAGAAAGACAAAGGACACATGCAATATGGTGAAGAAAGGTCGCCAGGTCTGGTGCTACCTCATCAGCCAACGGGCAGTGTCTCTCCCTCATTTGTGTCTGCAGTGAGGCCATGAGAAACAAGAGCCACGAAGACGCAAGTGTCCATGGGGTCGGCTGAGCCTTGAGAGGAAACCCCTGGGCCCAGGAGGTACAAACTTTCTTCCCCACCAAGTCCACAGGGGCTCCTGGGTCTGTGCTGGAtaggtcctgatccccctgctggtcctgatccccctgctggtcctgatccccctgctggtcctgatcctcctgctggtcctgatccctctgctggtcctgatccccctgctggtcctgagccTCCATTTGCTGGTCCTGattcccctgctggtcctgatccccctgctggtcctgaaccccctgctggtcctgatccccctgctggtcctgattcccctgctggtcctgatccccctgctggtcctgaaccccctgctggtcctgatccctctgctggtcctgatccccctgctggtcctgattcccctgctggtcctgatccccctgctggtcctgatccctctgctggtcctgatccccctgctggtcctgatccccctgctggtcctgatccctctgctggtcctgatccccctgctggtcctgatcctcctgctggtcctgatccccctgctggtcctgatcctcctgctggtcctgatccccctgctggtcctgatccccctgctggtcctgattcccctgctggtcctgatccccctgctggtcctgatccccctgctggtcctgatccccctgctggtcctgagccccctgctgtctctgaaacccctgctggtcctgagcgCACCCTTCTCGCCTGGAACATCTCCTGGTAAATTAAGtgccccttgcagccctggcctcctgtcTCCCTCAGGGAGGTGTGTGTCTGGGTTCACACTGAATTCCCATCACTGTGTCTCTCCCAGTTATACACTGCCTCGACCTTCGTGGCAGGTTCAGAATGACTTATAGGAGGGCCTACGACACAATAAACACATaatgcaaaaatatgaatttagaaggcgttgggggccaggtggaactTCTTTTGTGAAGAGGAACACTGAGACCAGGTTCcatctcattttattctctttgaatACAcgttttccctttagcaatgcatgcAGGCAGATCAAAgctaaagtttggtaaacaatgcAAGGATTATCAGGTCAGGACATCTCTCAAGCCATTGCAATCACAGCAGGAGCAACACTTGGGGtgatattcagccctgctgaatatcaaagtccattggccttccaatgtctCTTTTTGATGCTAACTGCTGTTTGCTTTAGCTTCCAGCAATacactgccctggcctggctctcAGGCTGCTCAGTGTTAAGGAAACTTGGCTCCTGGAGGTGTCCCTGGTGATGCTGAGGCAGGATTTCAGTGTTGCTTTATACTTTGTACTTCCACTAGCCCACATAACTCCAACCCACTGCAGCCCCTATCCCTGGAACCTGGTGGGTCTAGTGCATAGCATCATTCATTAAAGAGAATCCAGGGACAGtgcaggtgggggagagggtctgCGAGGGCTTCACCAGTCTTGGTCCCGAAAGCTACAGCTTCATGTGGGACAGGATACCTGGGCACAAGGCGCATCAGTCCTTTTAGTCACCTCCCATCCATGACCCCTTTCTCACCCCTAAGACCCTCACTTTTGGGGGCTATAAGCACGCACAGGAGAAGATCCAGCAGCCTCATCTTCTTCAACACCACAgagctgggagaaaccaagatggcaacatagataaacacctaaactgctgcctcgcacaacaatttcaaaactacaactaaaagacaaaacggacaccatccagaaccacaggaaagctggctgagtgtaaagtctacaactagaaggaaagagaaaagcacactgagactcagaggagctgcagaaggcagaggtactgagatgcgcACGCACACTTGTGGAGAGGGCGGGCAATTGAGTGCGAAGCTgcctttctcaattgggagggagacaaaagcttccGACTgggctgaactccagttccaggctagaccctggggacccagactcatatggggagaaactggactgtctggcagcaggtgaaatttgagagcagctttctcttagaggtaCTTGTAGCGATTGCCGCAGGACACTAagacccagggcctcttagggcagggctgatgggttaaccaatgctgtctgctctgccctgagactccgccccatccaagctgagcacagaggcttttacaagtcctgtctcataagggtgtctccagcacagaagttctcccagcgtagacacagtgattcccacagccaattggcctggaggtcaattcctcccagtgataccaacaacaatcaaggcttaactacaacaagactgtgcacacagcccacaaagggctcCACCAagcgtgtccacctcaggtaactggggaggctgagccactgggccagataggacacctagcacacaaagccactctaccaactcagggaagcagcgaaaatgcggagacaaagaaacagatcacaaatgaaagaaatggaggaaagcaaatgactggatatagagttcaaaattatggttatgaggtttttcaagaattttttagaGAAGGCCTATCAATTTAGCGAGACTCTCAAGGATAtcaaaaaggaccaactagaaattaagcatacactgactgaaataaaaaatattatacagagatctaacagcagactagcggatcgcaagaatcaagtcaaagatttgaaatacaaagaagcaaaaaacactcaaatggaaaagcaaaaagaaaaaagaatccaaaaatgtaaagatagtgtaaggacccCTAACTTCTTAAGGTGATAGCAAAAGGGTCACCAGGTCCTCCCACAGTGACGCCCTGACGTCCACAATCAGCGTCAGCATGCCAGACTAGAAAAACCATTAGTCTGACGGAGGACAGAGAGTTTTAGGTTCTTACAGGAAATCGTTAGAGAGAGAATGATTCTCTGAATAAGCCAGCTTTCAGCATTTCTGCACACTGAAGATTTCACTGAGAATCATCACATCCAGAGACCAAACTGTATTcaaatccatttaaaatttaaCTCACCAGAAAAAAACTGACCTACTagtgaaaccttttggtgtatgggacgacgctccaaccaattgaaccaaCTGGCatcttactatttttataatataaccaCTGTCAGTGGCATCTTCCAACTTCTTCAGGGGCCACTGTGGTGGAAACAAATCGCAACATTTCACAACTGAAAGACAGCAGTCTATCCCCTCCACGGGTCTGCATCTGGCTGAAACCAAGTCATCCAGgagaacaaagagagaaaagatgggACAAGGACCGTCAGTGTTGTCAAGTTTCCATAGCTGAGAGGGAAGCTGCCCCTGAGTCAAAAATTTCCTCCCAGTGAAAACTGGACAGGATAATTTTGCcaaaaaaactaatatttttttcatctgtttagTAGCTGTGAACTTAattttaagaacagaaaaaaatctttgcCAGGTAAGGGATAGTGTCCCCCTTTCAGTAAGGCACTCAAAGTTTTCCTTAATGACTTCTGCTGATCAGGAGGTAATGAGTGGCGTGCATGCTGCTGGGGGTACAAGTATTGTCAATACTGCAATTAACAATCCGACACCAAGTCTTATCACATGAATGACTACAAGTGTTAGCACCCTTTACGATAAAGAAAACAGACTAGTGATTTTGCAAGTGGATGTAACTAGTAAATATAAAACctatcaaaatagaaaaaaaaagatagtgtaaggagcctctgggacaacttcaagcgtaccaacatccgaattatgggggtgccagaagaagagagagagcaagatactgaaaacctatttgaagaaataatgaccgaaaacttcccctacctggtgaaagaaatagacttacaagtccaggaagcgcacagaaccccaaacaagaggaatccaaagaggaccacaccaagacacatcataataaaaatgccaagagcaaaagacaaagagagaatcttacaagcagcaagagaaaaacagttagttacctacaagggagcacccatacgactgtcagctgatttctcaacagaaactatgcaggccagatgggaatggcaagaaatattcaaaatgatggatagcaagaacctacaaccaagactacccagcaaagttatcattcagaattgaagggcagatgaagagcttcacagataagaaaaagctaaaggagttcatcaccaccaagccagtattatatgaaatgctgaaaggtattctttaagaagaggaagaagaagaaaaagataaagataaaaagtatgaacaacaaatacatatctatcaacaagtgaatctaaaagtgaAGTGAATTAAatatctgaggaacagaataaattggtgaacataatagaatcagaggcatagaatgggagtggattgataattctcagggggaaaggggtgtcggtgtggggggtacgggaagagactggacaaaaatcatacacctatggataaggacaacagggTGGAGGTAAtggcagaggggggtgggtgggaaccgggtggtggggagatatagggggaaaaaagaagaaacaattgtaataatctgaacaataaagatttattgaaaaaaataatgtacattaGATTGCTGGCACAGATGCAGATTGctaggcccctcccccaccccccaaatatcagggttacattggaattagccttttagccttctcaccctgaggggtccggaaaaagggaagccACAAGTCACTCTGACATTTCACAGGTATGCACCcccagatgcaaaaagacaataggctcagccAAGATCAAAGTTGATTTTTGCCAAAGAACTAGCCTAGAACATGACCACCCACATCCATTTGCTCTCTAATCAAAGGCCTtcaatttcagaccatcctctgtggtcctcccccatcccacatcccttccTAATAGACTACCATGcactccgcccccctccccctgcccagcccccaagCCCGCCAGCCAGCATGTAGCCCCTTTCCAGTCCACacaggcaatgtgggctggggaTTTGGAAAGCACAGGCTCATCGGGGActccattgttttctttctgcaacaaggttgttgaTCTTCCCAGGGTACTAGTTCTCCAATACTCCCATGTCCCGGGCAGTGCACCTCTCAGCCAGGTGAGGATATGCATTCTCTCACCAGAACAGAACAATCCCAGTTCACAGAGCAGGATTGCCATTTCTTCCCCTAGTAAAAGAGGGGGAAAGTGGATGTGGGCTCCCtgagagaggctgggtgggggtggggacaggggatCTGAACGTGGTTGTTCCCAGGAGTGCCTGATTCCCCTAACCTGAATACAGAAAACCTCGAGTGTTAGGCTTGATGGAGAAGTGGAATCAATACCCCTCCCCCGGGAACTGGctttttcaggtcatttcactagGGATATTCCCTTTGCTGAGGCCACATTTCACTTGTGCTGACCACGtccattctctcccctccggGTCTGCATAAAGAAGTCTTCGCCCCCCAAAAAGCCCGCAAAAGTCCTTTAAGGGCCGCTGACTCCTGTCACTGGGTGCTGGCGCCACACAGGCTCAGCCACGTGGTGTGCGGATGACCAAATAAATCCCTCCCCACTCTGGCCTCCTGTGTTCCTCCTTTGGAGACCTAACAAGGAGCAGCACACAGCACTCCTCGTCCCTCCCTGGGTCCCAGCTATCCTTTGTTACCAGTGGGCCACCCCAAGGTTGCGGGATGTCTTGCCCCAAACAGGGACACTTCCCCAAAGGGCCACAAAGCCCCACATGAGGACTCTACATGGTGTGTGTTGTAGATGGTGGATGGGCACCCGGTGTCTGACCTGTGGAGTCAGATCAAAGCTGGGGTCAGCAACCTTGGTATTTGGGTTCtggctgggaaagaattcagagccatgacccaaactataagagaacatttatctGGTAAATCACAGAGCGAGAAAAAGTAATggctagaagaaatgggcttagtaAACAAGTTATAAATGCAAAGGAagagcccttggagcttgggagagaGGAAGATGATGGTAATACtcctggggcaggaaggggaggggaggggaaaggcaggggtTGTCCTGGGAAGAGAGTGAAACAAAAATGCTGTGGTGGTCGGTCAGAGTGCTTTGTCTCACAAAGCTGAAGAATGGATTCAAAGACAAAAACGGTGGGTGGAAACCAACCTTTTGGGGGGATTGTGGGAGCACTTACTCTTCGATCTTGCTTGACCATGCCAACTGTTGGGAGCACTGGTCCTCGGATGCCGGGCATTAGACagagaagacatgagaagtcGTAGGCACATACAGGAGAGACTATTGTAGATCAAGCAGCCATTGCTACTCTAGGAGCCATTAGACAAAGTAGTTCTTCAAAATAGCCCCACAAGAGCAGCTGTAGAAAGCGGCCCATCGCCAGCTGGTCAGTAGAAGCTTATATAGACGCTCAAACAGAAGAGGCCTCATGCCAACTAGTGACACACGATCAAACAGAAGAGGCCTTGTGCCAATTCGTGATGCTTGTGCTACATTAACATAAACAGGTTACATCTGTTAACATAACGTCAACGAAAAAACCCATTgagacctgtaaagaatttttgtgagtttattggagccaaactgtggacatgtgccaggaagcagaacctcaacaaataGAGATAATGTTCTGGAGATTGGCGGGtgacatctgtatttatacattgcaatcaaaggagggatgtaggtgggttacatgaaatccactggtgatagattaaggaggtgggagaaagcagagctggggaaacccctgggattggataaaaagtgaaatgatggacacatacttaggtgggtgtgggaacaattaacatgataatgaaggaatttgtggtatctgtcctggtgcccagcacatttggttgtgccccatgGGGTCCAGAGAAAGGGAGGTTACCAAGTCACCCAGATATTTCAAGGGCCTGTTATTGTAgaggcaaaaagacagatagataggctcagttaaggtaaaggttgaccttgtcagtgaagataccggcctaggacataactgcccaccataactgcttttagttaaagtttaatttcagacgaTCCTTTGTAGCTACTTTAGGTCTCGGAGTTTgtaagactgccatgcaggcctcccctgagcttgtcaggttagcatgtggcccttttCGACCAcaacaggtttcaatgttttttttgtttgtttgtttttttaatttctttattgattaaggtatcacacatttgtcctcatccccccattcccatcccacacccctccccacacatgcccccatccccctgttgtccttaaccactggttaggctcatatgcttgcacacaagtcctttggttgatctctcccctttacccccacccttccctaccctccctctgaggcctgacagtctgatccatgcctccttgtttctgggtctgttcttgttcatcagtctatgttgttcattatttcccctagatgagtgagatcatgtgctattagaaatacacttataagaaccgaaaatgagacaagcaataatggttatggtgacaggcaaatgaatcagtctgtagtgagtttctttctgggccaacagttcttttgagacccaatttcaatgtccaacagttccttatgtgtacatgtcagcactgacattacagttctggatggtggacaaatggtggtaatgcaggtccgactctctctggtttagtcctgggcaacctgcagtgatgcacagctgctaactgctagtatgggaaggccacatcagcgtcttccatctctggactgcttctcttctgtcttcatggctggagtagtcctgtcgattcctctctattgctggaatccacatggtctcagagttgttttctgaaaatatacaaacatattctcgaccaaaagttaataaaggaatattttctataaatttgacttgggatcctatttcattttttgcccaaatgattttcctctgtcttgttttgacaccttgtgtgtttttcatgggtgtcttgcttttagccttacaattaattttctaaagtattaattttctagatgtaatttacttacaggatatttttccttacatgatattcctctactatcccctccttttttgatttaaatgttaggaggcttttgaaaattttataatgtagtcttgatggcttttaaattttaattttttgcactataatattactgttttaggttcattacatagtgcacaattttatcatgagatgaagtaccagtaaaaattttagttaacactttaggaacacctttttgtccagtacaattaatttttctagaatatttgcttgtttcaactagccaatttaaatttgcctgaaaacttgactactattttactgtcaaatttattactctaacaacaatcttattttaccctgtaaatattggtggaagggattatttgccttcttgagtaggtcctgagcattcctggtggcaggctggatttagatatcgtaaacccacttccccacaccatgggtacaagacaactcaaacaattcttgttggagtgagagggcagctgctgtcggccaagtctctgtcggtcacctgggtcctgatctgagctgggcatgggaagcacgaagcagccatgggggaaggagacctccctcagaggggctagggttcaggcctcTGCAATGTTGAGGGggaggtgagggtctgtgccccacctctgttgatacccaaattctctcctgatggtccCTCAgaaactgtgcctgtcttaggttgttccttccttgaggaatcttacccatctctggctaaccagaaATGGTTTTTTACATTGAcattatcatagatgcaaaaggacaataggctcagttaaagtaaagactgacctttgtcagggaagatgctgGCCTAGAACATGACTACCTAgtataaactgctttttagtgaaaatgttttaagttcAGATCATCCTTTGTGGCTACTTTAGGTCACTGAGTTTGCcaggccaccatgcaggcctcccctgagctagtcaggttagtaTGTGGTGATTTTTCGTCCACAGTATGGAATTTAACTTTGTTGTAATGACATAGCATGTGTGCAAGTAGCTACAGGGAAGCCTGACATGGATGCAATGGCACATGGgtctgcttccttctcttttatttccacCTTAGCATTCAGGGACAGTgttcccaccttcccctcctcaaACCCAGCTGAATGCAtgcacagccccacccactgccACGCCCTGTCATTGTTGCCTCAGCTGACCCAGCCACTCTGCCCTTGGCAGGAAGTGGCCACTGCAGATGGTGGGGACCAGGTTTCACTGAGGACCCTCCCTCTCTCCGTTCCCATCCACGGTTCTCCCCCACCAAGGGCATGAGGCTGGCAGAGGGCCCGGTCACCCTCAGGACGCCCCTCTTGCTGCTTGGGCTCTGGGTGGTGCTGGCTCCCGCCCAGTGTTCTCAAGGTCGTCCCTCCTGGCGCTACATCTCCTCGGAGGTGGTGATTCCCAGGAAGGAGCTGCACCATGGCAAAGCCGTGCTGGCAGCAGGCTGGCTCTCCTACAGCCTGAGGTTCGGGGGCCAGAGACACGTCCTCCACATGCGGCGAAAGAGACTCTTTTGGCCTGGACAGCTGGTGGTGATGACGCAGGATGACCAGGGGGCCTTGCAGGTGGACTACCCCTATTTCCCTCTCGACTGTTACTACCTGGGCTACCTGGAGGACATCCCTCTCTCCATGGTCACCGTGGACACGTGCTATGGGGGCCTGGAAGGCATCATGAAGGTGGATGACCTGGCCTATGAAATCAAACCCCTCAAGGATTCCCAGAGGTTTGAGCACATCGTTTCTCAGATCGTAGCCGACACTAACGCCACAGGACCCATGTCCACGCCTGGACACAAGGCTGAGAGGTACCCACCTCTCTCTGACTCGAACCCCAGTGCAGCCTCCAGGGTCAGCAGTAAGCTCTATTCATCCCACCTTGTAACTATGAAAGGCTGTCTCATGAGTGCCCATTCCATTTATACTATGTACAAGAATGTGTCACAGTGTGCCCAATTCCTGGTACATCTAGGCAGTTTAATAGATGCCATGTTGAGAGGTCTTAATATGAGGTTCTACATCAGCCTCATTGTCATTTATAATAAGGGAGAGCCTGCAGACATGAGCAACTATGCTGTGCCACAAGGTCCATATGCTCAGAATTATATTAACAACATTTTCAATCATTTTCTTACATATCCATCCTTGATTGTGAACAGACATGGGCCCCATGAACTTAATCATCGACCATACCTATACGCGATATGCAGTAAAACAAATCTCATCTTTCTGGGCCACCTATCCAGACATTATTTATTGTTATCAATTATAGCCTCCCACCAAATAGGGGTTATTTTCGGTCTGTGGTTAGATACGAGCGACTGTGTTTGCCAGAGAAGGACCACCTGCATCATGTACAGGTACCCTGTGTTGACAGATTCATTCAGTAACTGTTCCTttcaacacacacaacacatacttAATAATAATTTAGACCGCTGCGTCTTCAGAGAAATAGAGTATTCAAACAGTAGCCTGACACCCATTCGATGTGGAAACTCTGTGGTGGAAGACAAAGAGCAGTGTGACTGTGGGACCTTAAAGCAGTGCTACACCAACCCATGCTGCAACAGTGACTGCCGCTTTACACCTGGGAGCATTTGTAACAGGGAAACCTGCTGCACAAACTGCACCTACACGCCTGCGGGGACGCTCTGCAGACCAATCCAGAATATCTGTGACCTTCCCGAGTACTGCAAGGGGAAGGCCACGCAGTGCCCCAGTGATTTTTATCTGCAAGATGGAACCCCGTGCACCGAGGACGGCTACTGCTACCATGGCAATTGTACGGACCGCAGTATGCACTGCAAGGAGATCTTTGGAGAAGGGGCGCTGAGAGCTCCAGACGTCTGCTATGACATAAATAGAAAGGGCCACCGATTTGGACACTGTAAAGTTACTGAGTTTTTCCATCCAGCTCGTTGTGCGCAGGCTGACATTAAGTGTGGACGCCTACAGTGTGTCAATGTCACTCATCTGCCTCGGTTGCAGGAACATGTGGGGTTCCATCACTCCATAGTAGGGGGGTTCTTGTGTTTTGGGGTGGGTGCACACCGTGCGACAGAAACTACTGATGTGGGTGCTGTGAGACCTGGTACCCCCTGTGGGCGTGGAAAGTTCTGTCTTCAGGGCTTCTGCAATGCTACTCTGGCAGCCATAAACTACAACTGTCCCCCTTCGAAATGCAACTACAGGGGCATGTGCAACAATAACAGGAACTGCCATTGCCATGTAGGCTGGGACCCTCCCCGGTGCATAAACACTGGAGCCGGAGGGAGTGTGGACAGCGGACCCCCTCCAAGAAGAACGCGGACAGTGAGGGAAAGTGGTATGTCAGTGGTGTATTTGAGAGTGATTTTTGGTCGCTTGCTTGCCCTCTTGGCTGCACTCCTCTTCGGTGTAGCCACGAATGTGAGAATTGTCCAGACCACTACGGTCACTGAAATGAACGTTCGTAGGAAGTAAACAACAAGTCAGCCTTCGGACCCCTGTACAAGTCAGGCAACATGAAGAAACACCTGCAAAAAGTCACCATATCCGGCTGGCAGAGCTCAAGCCCGCATTTCTGAGCGGCTGCAAGGGTCCTGGCCCACATCCAGGGTGTGCACCGTGGATGTTTTCACACCACTCTCTCTGACAGCTCGCTGGCCAGCGTCTGCAATAAAGCTTGAGCTCTGCACGTTGGTGTCCTGTGCAGTCCTTGTAGATCTGTAAGAGCCCTGAGTGAGCCAGAGGCTCGGACCTGGAGAGgagacctggccagcagctggccttGCGCTGTGGACGCCTGTCCCAGGATTAGTGACAGTGGCCACAGGTTCCTTTACGGCCAATTCCTGAGAGCTCCCCACAATTGTGCCCTTGAGCATTGAGTGTCCCTCAGTCCCTGGGTAAGGTCTCCTCTAAACTGCTTGGGTTCAGGGCAATGGcgagctcctcccctcccccaaacctgccTGTTTCACACGGGGTTggtggagggtgggtgtgggctgtgggctgacaGTGAGGGTTCCTTGTCTGCTAGTGACCCCTGAGCGCCCTGAAGAGCACCCTTCCCTGTGTGGAGGCAGACCAGTGAGTGGcactcaatcagaaagaagaaGTGGCCCTCGTGactctggcctcagagggagaaggCAAGCCGAGAGCAGGTAACCCTCCCCTTACTTGCTCCACCAGAACCATCCTCTTGGCTTCTGTAATCTCGCTTGCTTCTCGCAGGATGCGCAGCCAACCGCCCAGGCTGCCACATGTGTGGAAAGCCCCCTGAATACCCAGAAGCTTATCATGTATGAAAGAAGGTCAGAACCCGGTCGCAGGGCTCAGCCTCTGGAGAGAACTCCCCTGAGCCCACAGCGGTGC is from Eptesicus fuscus isolate TK198812 chromosome 2, DD_ASM_mEF_20220401, whole genome shotgun sequence and encodes:
- the LOC129147322 gene encoding disintegrin and metalloproteinase domain-containing protein 20-like; the protein is MRLAEGPVTLRTPLLLLGLWVVLAPAQCSQGRPSWRYISSEVVIPRKELHHGKAVLAAGWLSYSLRFGGQRHVLHMRRKRLFWPGQLVVMTQDDQGALQVDYPYFPLDCYYLGYLEDIPLSMVTVDTCYGGLEGIMKVDDLAYEIKPLKDSQRFEHIVSQIVADTNATGPMSTPGHKAERYPPLSDSNPSAASRTWAP